One genomic segment of Manis pentadactyla isolate mManPen7 chromosome 1, mManPen7.hap1, whole genome shotgun sequence includes these proteins:
- the CDV3 gene encoding protein CDV3 homolog isoform X1, giving the protein MAETEERSLDNFFAKRDKKKKKERSSRAASAASAAGAAGGAGGCSGAAGAAGGGAGTGTRPGDGGTSGAATGPGAATKAVTKDEDEWKEFEQKEVDYSGLRVQAMQISEKEEDENEKREDPGDNWEEGGGGGGGIEKSSGPWNKTASVQAPPAPIIVTETPEPAMTSGVYRPPGARLTTTRKTPQGPPEIYSDTQFPSLQSTAKHVESRKDKEMEKSFEVVRHKTRGRDEVSKNQALKLQLDNQYAVLENQKSHTQYN; this is encoded by the exons ATGGCCGAGACGGAAGAGCGGAGCCTGGACAACTTCTTCGCCAAGAgagacaagaagaagaagaaggagcgAAGCAGCCGTGCGGCGAGCGCCGCGAGCGCCGCGGGCGCGGCGGGCGGCGCCGGCGGGTGCAGCGGAGCCGCGGgcgcggcgggcggcggggcggGCACGGGGACACGGCCGGGCGACGGCGGGACCTCCGGCGCGGCCACGGGCCCCGGGGCCGCCACCAAGGCCGTGACCAAG GATGAAGATGAGTGGAAAGAATTTGAGCAAAAAGAGGTTGATTACAGCGGCCTCAGAGTTCAGGCAATGCAAATAAG TGAAAAGGaagaagatgaaaatgaaaagagagaAGACCCAGGTGATAATTGGGAAGAAGGTGGAGGTGGTGGCGGTGGTATAGAAAAATCTTCAGGTCCCTGGAATAAAACAGCTTCAGTACAAGCACCTCCTGCTCCAATAATTG TTACAGAAACACCAGAACCGGCGATGACTAGTGGTGTGTATAGGCCTCCTGGGGCCAGGTTAACCACAACAAGGAAAACACCCCAAGGACCACCAGAAATATACAGCGATACACAGTTCCCATCCCTGCAGTCCACTGCCAAGCATGTAGAAAGCCGGAA ggataaagaaatggagaagagcTTTGAAGTAGTAAGACACAAAACTAGAGGTAGGGATGAGGTTTCAAAAAACCAGGCCCTTAAACTTCAGCTAGACAACCAGTATGCTGTGCTTGAAAATCAGAAAAGCCACACACAGTACAATTAA
- the CDV3 gene encoding protein CDV3 homolog isoform X2, whose protein sequence is MAETEERSLDNFFAKRDKKKKKERSSRAASAASAAGAAGGAGGCSGAAGAAGGGAGTGTRPGDGGTSGAATGPGAATKAVTKDEDEWKEFEQKEVDYSGLRVQAMQISEKEEDENEKREDPGDNWEEGGGGGGGIEKSSGPWNKTASVQAPPAPIIETPEPAMTSGVYRPPGARLTTTRKTPQGPPEIYSDTQFPSLQSTAKHVESRKDKEMEKSFEVVRHKTRGRDEVSKNQALKLQLDNQYAVLENQKSHTQYN, encoded by the exons ATGGCCGAGACGGAAGAGCGGAGCCTGGACAACTTCTTCGCCAAGAgagacaagaagaagaagaaggagcgAAGCAGCCGTGCGGCGAGCGCCGCGAGCGCCGCGGGCGCGGCGGGCGGCGCCGGCGGGTGCAGCGGAGCCGCGGgcgcggcgggcggcggggcggGCACGGGGACACGGCCGGGCGACGGCGGGACCTCCGGCGCGGCCACGGGCCCCGGGGCCGCCACCAAGGCCGTGACCAAG GATGAAGATGAGTGGAAAGAATTTGAGCAAAAAGAGGTTGATTACAGCGGCCTCAGAGTTCAGGCAATGCAAATAAG TGAAAAGGaagaagatgaaaatgaaaagagagaAGACCCAGGTGATAATTGGGAAGAAGGTGGAGGTGGTGGCGGTGGTATAGAAAAATCTTCAGGTCCCTGGAATAAAACAGCTTCAGTACAAGCACCTCCTGCTCCAATAATTG AAACACCAGAACCGGCGATGACTAGTGGTGTGTATAGGCCTCCTGGGGCCAGGTTAACCACAACAAGGAAAACACCCCAAGGACCACCAGAAATATACAGCGATACACAGTTCCCATCCCTGCAGTCCACTGCCAAGCATGTAGAAAGCCGGAA ggataaagaaatggagaagagcTTTGAAGTAGTAAGACACAAAACTAGAGGTAGGGATGAGGTTTCAAAAAACCAGGCCCTTAAACTTCAGCTAGACAACCAGTATGCTGTGCTTGAAAATCAGAAAAGCCACACACAGTACAATTAA
- the CDV3 gene encoding protein CDV3 homolog isoform X4 produces the protein MAETEERSLDNFFAKRDKKKKKERSSRAASAASAAGAAGGAGGCSGAAGAAGGGAGTGTRPGDGGTSGAATGPGAATKAVTKDEDEWKEFEQKEVDYSGLRVQAMQISEKEEDENEKREDPGDNWEEGGGGGGGIEKSSGPWNKTASVQAPPAPIIVTETPEPAMTSGVYRPPGARLTTTRKTPQGPPEIYSDTQFPSLQSTAKHVESRKY, from the exons ATGGCCGAGACGGAAGAGCGGAGCCTGGACAACTTCTTCGCCAAGAgagacaagaagaagaagaaggagcgAAGCAGCCGTGCGGCGAGCGCCGCGAGCGCCGCGGGCGCGGCGGGCGGCGCCGGCGGGTGCAGCGGAGCCGCGGgcgcggcgggcggcggggcggGCACGGGGACACGGCCGGGCGACGGCGGGACCTCCGGCGCGGCCACGGGCCCCGGGGCCGCCACCAAGGCCGTGACCAAG GATGAAGATGAGTGGAAAGAATTTGAGCAAAAAGAGGTTGATTACAGCGGCCTCAGAGTTCAGGCAATGCAAATAAG TGAAAAGGaagaagatgaaaatgaaaagagagaAGACCCAGGTGATAATTGGGAAGAAGGTGGAGGTGGTGGCGGTGGTATAGAAAAATCTTCAGGTCCCTGGAATAAAACAGCTTCAGTACAAGCACCTCCTGCTCCAATAATTG TTACAGAAACACCAGAACCGGCGATGACTAGTGGTGTGTATAGGCCTCCTGGGGCCAGGTTAACCACAACAAGGAAAACACCCCAAGGACCACCAGAAATATACAGCGATACACAGTTCCCATCCCTGCAGTCCACTGCCAAGCATGTAGAAAGCCGGAA ATACTGA
- the CDV3 gene encoding protein CDV3 homolog isoform X3 — MAETEERSLDNFFAKRDKKKKKERSSRAASAASAAGAAGGAGGCSGAAGAAGGGAGTGTRPGDGGTSGAATGPGAATKAVTKDEDEWKEFEQKEVDYSGLRVQAMQISEKEEDENEKREDPGDNWEEGGGGGGGIEKSSGPWNKTASVQAPPAPIIVTETPEPAMTSGVYRPPGARLTTTRKTPQGPPEIYSDTQFPSLQSTAKHVESRKDKEMEKSFEVVRHKTRDTEPS, encoded by the exons ATGGCCGAGACGGAAGAGCGGAGCCTGGACAACTTCTTCGCCAAGAgagacaagaagaagaagaaggagcgAAGCAGCCGTGCGGCGAGCGCCGCGAGCGCCGCGGGCGCGGCGGGCGGCGCCGGCGGGTGCAGCGGAGCCGCGGgcgcggcgggcggcggggcggGCACGGGGACACGGCCGGGCGACGGCGGGACCTCCGGCGCGGCCACGGGCCCCGGGGCCGCCACCAAGGCCGTGACCAAG GATGAAGATGAGTGGAAAGAATTTGAGCAAAAAGAGGTTGATTACAGCGGCCTCAGAGTTCAGGCAATGCAAATAAG TGAAAAGGaagaagatgaaaatgaaaagagagaAGACCCAGGTGATAATTGGGAAGAAGGTGGAGGTGGTGGCGGTGGTATAGAAAAATCTTCAGGTCCCTGGAATAAAACAGCTTCAGTACAAGCACCTCCTGCTCCAATAATTG TTACAGAAACACCAGAACCGGCGATGACTAGTGGTGTGTATAGGCCTCCTGGGGCCAGGTTAACCACAACAAGGAAAACACCCCAAGGACCACCAGAAATATACAGCGATACACAGTTCCCATCCCTGCAGTCCACTGCCAAGCATGTAGAAAGCCGGAA ggataaagaaatggagaagagcTTTGAAGTAGTAAGACACAAAACTAGAG ATACTGAGCCTTCGTAA